A region of Cellulophaga sp. RHA19 DNA encodes the following proteins:
- a CDS encoding M20 family metallo-hydrolase codes for MEQKQLTEKAIDLLKELISIQSFSSEEDKTANAIENWFTSFNIPFTRDNNNVYAKNKYWDNSKPTLLLNSHHDTVKPNSAYTKDPFNPHIEDGKLYGLGSNDAGGCLVSLLATFVHYYNAENLNHNILMVASMEEESAGPNSLRGLLPKLPKVDVAIVGEPTLMQLAIAEKGLVVFDAEVKGTPSHAAHPNNDNSIYNSIKVLEWFKNYTFSKVSDVLGEVKLTVTQINAGKQHNVVPAKVDLVIDVRVNDKYTNKEVAEMLQKEAPCKLTPRGLKLNSSAIDISHPLVQSGIALGRETYGSPTLSDQAALTCQSLKLGPGDSTRSHSADEFIYVNEIEEGIDLYIKILNGFL; via the coding sequence ATGGAACAAAAACAGCTTACAGAAAAGGCTATAGATTTATTAAAGGAACTAATATCTATACAATCGTTCTCTTCTGAAGAAGATAAAACTGCAAATGCAATAGAAAACTGGTTTACAAGTTTTAATATTCCGTTTACTAGAGACAATAACAATGTTTATGCAAAAAATAAATATTGGGATAATAGCAAACCAACTCTACTTTTAAACTCGCATCATGACACTGTAAAACCAAACTCTGCTTACACAAAAGATCCATTTAATCCGCATATAGAAGACGGTAAATTATACGGCTTAGGTAGTAATGATGCTGGTGGTTGTTTGGTGTCTTTATTGGCTACATTTGTTCACTACTACAACGCAGAGAACTTAAACCACAACATACTTATGGTTGCATCTATGGAAGAGGAATCTGCCGGACCAAATAGCTTAAGAGGTTTACTACCCAAACTACCAAAAGTAGATGTTGCTATTGTAGGTGAACCTACTTTAATGCAGTTGGCTATTGCAGAAAAAGGACTTGTTGTTTTTGACGCAGAAGTAAAAGGAACACCATCTCATGCAGCGCACCCTAATAATGATAATTCTATTTACAACAGTATAAAAGTACTAGAGTGGTTTAAAAATTATACTTTTTCTAAAGTTTCTGATGTTTTAGGCGAAGTAAAACTTACGGTAACACAAATTAATGCTGGCAAGCAACATAATGTTGTACCTGCTAAAGTAGACTTGGTTATAGATGTTAGGGTTAATGATAAATATACAAATAAAGAGGTTGCAGAGATGTTACAAAAAGAAGCTCCTTGCAAGCTTACTCCGCGTGGTTTAAAATTAAATTCATCAGCTATAGATATTAGCCACCCTTTAGTGCAATCTGGCATTGCTTTAGGAAGAGAAACTTATGGTTCACCAACACTATCAGACCAAGCGGCACTTACGTGTCAATCTTTAAAATTAGGTCCAGGTGACAGCACTAGATCACATTCTGCAGATGAATTTATTTATGTAAATGAAATTGAAGAAGGTATAGATTTATATATTAAAATATTAAACGGGTTTCTGTAA
- the argB gene encoding acetylglutamate kinase encodes MAQKLSIVKIGGNVIENKEELSKFLIAFSKIEGLKILVHGGGKLATELGKKLGIESTLINGRRITDAQSLELITMVYGGLANKNIVSKLQSINCNAIGLSGADANVIQAVKRPVKDIDYGFAGDIVTVNSNAINTMLQNNWTPVFCALTHNKSGQLLNTNADTIASEIAIAMSSLYDTTLYYCFEKKGVLLDVTNNNSVVKQLNTDTYKELLDSKIIADGMLPKLENCFNALHKKVTTVCIGDVSMLNKNETLYTTITL; translated from the coding sequence ATGGCACAAAAATTATCCATTGTAAAAATTGGCGGCAACGTAATAGAGAACAAAGAAGAACTAAGTAAGTTTTTAATTGCTTTTTCTAAAATTGAAGGCCTAAAAATATTAGTTCACGGTGGCGGAAAATTAGCTACAGAACTCGGAAAAAAACTAGGTATAGAATCTACACTTATAAACGGAAGACGTATTACAGACGCACAAAGTTTAGAGTTAATTACAATGGTATATGGTGGTTTGGCTAATAAAAACATTGTGTCTAAATTACAAAGTATAAATTGTAACGCTATAGGATTAAGCGGTGCAGATGCTAATGTTATACAAGCAGTAAAAAGACCAGTAAAAGACATAGATTATGGCTTTGCAGGTGATATTGTAACTGTTAATAGCAACGCTATTAATACTATGCTACAAAACAACTGGACTCCTGTTTTTTGTGCACTTACGCATAATAAATCTGGGCAATTATTAAATACCAATGCAGATACTATTGCTTCTGAAATTGCAATTGCAATGAGTAGCTTATATGATACTACCTTGTATTATTGCTTTGAGAAAAAAGGTGTTTTATTAGACGTAACTAATAATAACTCTGTAGTAAAACAATTAAATACAGACACTTACAAAGAACTTTTAGATAGTAAGATAATTGCAGATGGTATGCTCCCAAAACTTGAGAACTGCTTTAATGCATTGCACAAAAAAGTAACTACGGTTTGCATAGGAGATGTTTCTATGTTAAATAAAAATGAAACGCTTTACACCACTATAACATTATAA
- a CDS encoding acetylornithine carbamoyltransferase — translation MKNYVSITDIDSLPNWVDEAIELKKNPKKYKNLGEDKTIVLLFFNNSLRTRLSTQKAAQNLGMEVIVMNFGSEGWTLEFTDGTVMDQGKSEHVKEAAQVVSQYCDVIGIRAFANLQDKEEDEAELVINGFIKHATVPILNMESSVGHPLQALADAITLAENNTKPKPKVVLSWAPHPKALPHAVANSFVEMMHLQDADFVITHPKGYELNTDITKNTTIEYDQEKALENADFVYVKNWSSYQDYGKTINQDKNWTITLKKLGAAKFMHCLPVRRNVIVEDAVLDSNQSLVIEQANNRTFAAQIALKKILENQ, via the coding sequence ATGAAAAATTACGTTTCCATAACAGATATAGATTCTCTTCCCAATTGGGTTGATGAAGCCATAGAATTAAAGAAAAACCCTAAAAAATATAAAAACTTAGGGGAAGACAAAACTATTGTATTATTATTTTTTAATAACAGTTTAAGAACACGGTTAAGTACACAAAAGGCTGCCCAGAACCTAGGTATGGAGGTTATTGTAATGAATTTTGGTTCTGAAGGTTGGACACTAGAATTTACAGATGGTACTGTAATGGACCAAGGTAAATCTGAACACGTAAAAGAAGCTGCACAGGTAGTTTCTCAGTACTGTGATGTTATTGGTATTAGAGCCTTTGCAAATTTACAAGATAAAGAAGAAGATGAGGCAGAATTGGTTATTAACGGATTTATAAAACACGCCACAGTTCCTATTTTAAATATGGAAAGTTCTGTTGGCCACCCGTTACAAGCTTTGGCAGACGCTATTACTTTGGCAGAAAACAACACAAAACCTAAACCAAAAGTTGTACTTTCTTGGGCTCCACATCCTAAAGCTTTACCGCACGCAGTTGCCAATTCTTTTGTAGAAATGATGCATTTGCAAGATGCTGACTTTGTAATTACACACCCAAAAGGGTACGAGTTAAATACTGATATTACAAAAAATACCACTATAGAATATGACCAAGAGAAGGCTTTAGAAAACGCTGATTTTGTATACGTTAAAAACTGGAGTAGTTATCAAGATTATGGTAAAACTATAAATCAAGATAAAAACTGGACAATTACTTTAAAAAAATTAGGAGCTGCTAAATTTATGCACTGCTTGCCTGTACGCAGAAATGTAATTGTAGAAGATGCTGTTTTAGACAGCAACCAATCTTTAGTAATAGAACAGGCCAATAACAGAACTTTTGCTGCACAAATAGCACTAAAAAAAATATTAGAAAACCAGTAA
- a CDS encoding aspartate aminotransferase family protein, with the protein MNLFDVYPLYNVTPVSAKGSQVIDDKGQEYLDFYGGHAVISIGHSHPHYVRRIKEQLDKIAFYSNAVQNPLQGELAEKLVQLSNCADYNLFLCNSGAEANENALKLASFYTNKSRVIAFNNGFHGRTSAAVAATDNAAINAPINKQQKVTFLAFNDIESFTTEIEKNDVCAVILEAVQGVGGLDEPTTEFYQNIEALCKKHNVVLIADEVQSGYGRTGEFFAYQHHNIKPDIVTIAKGMGNGFPVGGVLIQEKIKASYGLLGTTFGGNHLACAASLAVLEVIEQEDLLRNAAKMNAYFLKKAATVPQIKKVKGRGLMLGLQFDFEVSELRKKMIYNQFVFTGGAKDKTLLRILPALNITTALIDVFFDALQAELNKL; encoded by the coding sequence ATGAATTTATTTGATGTATACCCTTTATATAATGTTACTCCTGTTTCTGCAAAAGGCAGTCAGGTTATAGATGATAAAGGTCAGGAATATTTAGATTTTTACGGTGGTCACGCGGTTATTTCTATAGGACATTCTCATCCGCATTACGTACGTAGAATTAAAGAACAATTAGATAAAATTGCCTTTTACAGCAATGCTGTGCAAAACCCATTACAAGGAGAGTTGGCAGAGAAATTAGTACAATTATCTAATTGTGCAGACTACAATTTATTTTTATGTAATTCTGGTGCAGAGGCTAATGAAAACGCATTAAAATTGGCATCATTCTACACCAACAAATCTAGAGTTATTGCTTTTAATAACGGATTTCATGGTAGAACATCTGCTGCTGTTGCTGCCACAGACAATGCTGCTATAAATGCACCTATAAACAAACAACAGAAAGTAACTTTTTTAGCATTTAATGATATTGAATCTTTTACTACTGAAATTGAAAAAAATGATGTTTGTGCTGTTATTTTAGAGGCAGTACAAGGCGTTGGTGGTTTAGACGAGCCTACAACAGAATTTTATCAAAATATAGAAGCATTATGTAAAAAACACAATGTTGTTTTAATTGCAGATGAAGTACAGTCTGGCTACGGAAGAACTGGCGAGTTTTTTGCTTATCAACATCATAATATAAAACCAGATATTGTAACAATTGCCAAAGGTATGGGTAATGGTTTTCCTGTAGGCGGTGTTCTAATTCAAGAAAAAATAAAAGCATCATACGGTTTATTGGGAACTACTTTTGGTGGTAATCATTTGGCCTGTGCAGCATCATTAGCAGTTTTAGAAGTTATAGAACAAGAAGATTTACTACGCAATGCTGCTAAAATGAATGCTTACTTTTTGAAAAAAGCAGCTACCGTACCCCAAATAAAAAAAGTAAAAGGTCGCGGATTAATGTTGGGGCTTCAGTTTGATTTTGAAGTTAGCGAACTTAGAAAAAAAATGATATACAATCAGTTTGTATTTACTGGCGGAGCTAAAGATAAAACCTTGTTGCGTATTCTGCCTGCGCTAAACATAACCACAGCTTTAATAGATGTGTTTTTTGATGCTTTACAAGCCGAATTAAATAAACTATAA
- the proC gene encoding pyrroline-5-carboxylate reductase, translated as MKLAIIGAGNLGLSIAKGILNSNGATTMYLTKRSTESIEEYKTYGNVTVTADNREAVKNSDVLIFAVQPNHFEAILNDVKDLLTEKHIVISTITGFSIEKIEAVLGKDTYIIRSMPNTAISVGQSMTCVCSNEMGKKRIELAKAIFNRMGHSLEIPESQMQAATVICASGIAFWMRLIRATTQGAIQLGFDAKEAQELAMHTCNGAASLLIESGNHPEQEIDRVTTPMGCTIKGLNEMEHQGLSSSLIRGIVASFDKISEFKVKN; from the coding sequence ATGAAATTAGCTATTATAGGTGCAGGAAACTTAGGATTATCTATTGCCAAAGGAATTTTAAATTCTAACGGTGCAACTACAATGTATTTAACAAAAAGAAGTACAGAAAGTATTGAAGAGTATAAAACTTATGGCAACGTAACTGTTACTGCAGACAATAGAGAGGCTGTAAAAAATTCTGACGTATTAATTTTTGCTGTACAGCCCAATCATTTTGAAGCTATTTTAAATGATGTTAAAGATTTGCTTACCGAAAAGCATATTGTAATATCTACCATAACCGGTTTTAGCATTGAAAAAATTGAAGCTGTGCTTGGTAAAGACACCTATATTATTAGAAGTATGCCTAACACAGCAATTTCTGTTGGGCAGTCTATGACCTGTGTTTGTAGCAATGAAATGGGTAAAAAACGTATAGAATTGGCTAAAGCTATTTTTAACAGAATGGGACATTCTTTAGAAATTCCTGAAAGTCAAATGCAAGCTGCAACTGTTATTTGTGCAAGCGGAATAGCTTTTTGGATGCGATTAATACGTGCTACTACACAAGGAGCAATACAACTAGGTTTTGATGCTAAAGAAGCACAAGAATTGGCAATGCATACGTGTAACGGTGCCGCTAGTTTATTAATAGAATCTGGCAATCATCCAGAGCAAGAAATAGACCGTGTAACAACGCCTATGGGTTGCACTATTAAAGGTTTAAATGAGATGGAACATCAAGGACTAAGTTCTTCTTTAATTAGAGGAATTGTGGCTTCGTTTGATAAAATAAGTGAGTTTAAAGTAAAAAATTAA
- the argC gene encoding N-acetyl-gamma-glutamyl-phosphate reductase: MINIGIIGGSGYTGGELIRLLLNHPKVNIDFIYSTTRAGKNITTAHPDLLGQTDLKFTGDVNLNIDLVFLCLGHGNSTTFLTENSFSSNTKIIDLSNDFRLHNDATLNGKEFIYGLPETNKDKIKTANYIANPGCFATAIQLALLPLAKANILHNDVHINAVTGSTGAGVKPSDSTHFSWRNNNVSWYKPFTHQHLGEIGESLQSFKNEIGELLFLPQRGNFARGIFATAYTKYKGSIQDAYELYTNFYANAKFTNISDTEIHLKQVVNTNQCHLHLHLHNGNLLVTSAIDNLLKGASGQAVQNMNLMYGFNENEGLNLKASAF; encoded by the coding sequence ATGATTAACATAGGTATTATTGGTGGTTCTGGTTACACAGGTGGTGAGTTAATAAGGTTACTTTTAAATCACCCTAAAGTAAATATAGATTTCATTTACAGCACAACTAGAGCTGGTAAAAATATTACAACAGCACATCCAGATTTGCTAGGACAAACAGATCTTAAGTTCACTGGCGATGTAAACTTAAATATAGATCTTGTTTTTTTGTGCCTTGGTCACGGTAACTCTACCACTTTCTTAACAGAAAATTCATTTTCAAGTAACACTAAAATTATAGATTTAAGTAATGATTTTAGGCTACATAATGATGCTACTTTAAACGGGAAGGAATTTATTTACGGCCTACCAGAAACTAATAAAGACAAAATAAAAACAGCTAATTACATTGCAAATCCAGGTTGTTTTGCTACAGCAATTCAGCTTGCATTACTGCCATTGGCAAAAGCAAATATTTTGCATAATGATGTGCATATAAATGCTGTAACTGGTAGTACTGGTGCTGGTGTAAAACCAAGCGACTCTACCCATTTTAGCTGGCGTAACAATAATGTGTCTTGGTACAAACCATTTACACACCAACATTTAGGTGAAATAGGCGAAAGTTTGCAGTCTTTTAAAAATGAAATTGGCGAGCTACTATTTCTCCCACAAAGAGGAAACTTTGCCAGAGGTATTTTTGCTACTGCTTACACAAAATATAAAGGTAGTATACAAGATGCTTATGAGTTATATACTAATTTTTATGCTAATGCAAAGTTTACAAACATATCTGATACAGAAATTCATTTAAAACAAGTAGTAAACACAAACCAATGTCACTTGCATTTACACCTACACAATGGCAATTTATTAGTTACATCTGCTATAGATAATTTACTAAAAGGTGCCTCTGGACAAGCTGTACAGAATATGAATTTAATGTACGGTTTTAATGAAAATGAAGGTCTAAACTTAAAAGCATCCGCATTTTAA
- a CDS encoding argininosuccinate synthase, translated as MSKLVLAYSGGLDTSYCAKYLSKDKGFEVHAVSVNTGGFSTQEISNIKKKAIELGASSYTSIDAVQTFYNKVVKYLIFGNVLKNNTYPLSVSAERIVQAIEIVNHAKKIGAKYIAHGSTGAGNDQVRFDMIFQIIAPEIEIITPIRDNQLSREVEIAYLKENGVDYPWEKAKYSINKGLWGTSVGGDETLTSHSPLPDTAYPSQLTENNPLDVKLTFTKGELTAINDEQDKPINNITKLNDVASKFAIGRDIHVGDTIIGIKGRVGFEAAASLLIIKAHHLLEKHTLTKWQQYQKEQQGNFYGMLLHEGNYLDEVMRNIEAFLKDTQKNVSGDVFITLHPYRFELNGIASKHDLMNASFGSYGEMNKGWTADDAKGFIKILSNSGKIYNHVNKN; from the coding sequence ATGAGTAAATTAGTTTTAGCATATAGCGGTGGTTTAGATACGTCTTACTGCGCAAAATATTTATCAAAAGACAAAGGTTTTGAGGTACACGCTGTTAGTGTAAATACTGGCGGTTTCTCTACACAAGAAATTTCTAACATTAAAAAGAAAGCCATAGAATTAGGCGCAAGTAGCTATACTTCTATAGATGCCGTGCAGACTTTTTATAACAAAGTTGTAAAGTATTTAATTTTTGGTAATGTTTTAAAAAACAATACATACCCATTATCTGTTAGTGCTGAACGTATTGTACAAGCTATAGAAATTGTAAATCACGCTAAAAAAATAGGTGCAAAATATATTGCGCACGGTAGTACAGGTGCTGGTAATGACCAGGTTAGGTTTGATATGATTTTTCAGATAATTGCTCCTGAAATAGAAATTATTACTCCTATTAGAGACAACCAATTATCTAGAGAAGTAGAAATTGCATATTTAAAGGAAAATGGTGTTGACTACCCTTGGGAAAAGGCAAAATACTCTATTAACAAAGGGCTTTGGGGAACTTCTGTTGGTGGTGATGAAACACTAACATCACATTCTCCATTGCCAGACACTGCATATCCTAGTCAGCTTACAGAAAATAACCCCTTAGACGTTAAGTTAACTTTTACTAAAGGAGAACTTACCGCTATTAATGATGAACAAGATAAGCCTATTAACAACATTACAAAGTTAAATGATGTTGCTTCTAAATTTGCTATTGGTAGAGATATACACGTTGGCGATACAATTATTGGTATTAAAGGTAGAGTTGGTTTTGAGGCAGCTGCATCATTACTAATTATAAAAGCACACCATTTGTTAGAAAAACACACACTTACAAAATGGCAACAATACCAAAAAGAACAACAAGGTAACTTTTATGGTATGTTATTACATGAGGGTAATTACCTAGATGAAGTAATGCGTAACATTGAAGCTTTTCTTAAAGACACTCAAAAAAATGTTTCCGGAGATGTATTTATCACGCTACATCCATACAGGTTTGAGCTTAATGGAATAGCATCTAAACACGATCTTATGAATGCTTCTTTTGGTAGTTATGGCGAAATGAATAAAGGATGGACAGCTGACGACGCAAAAGGGTTTATTAAAATTTTATCTAACTCTGGTAAAATATACAATCACGTAAATAAAAATTAA
- a CDS encoding GNAT family N-acetyltransferase codes for MRIVIANASHIKYAQIISDTITDSAKVRGTGIAKRTPEYILKRLQNGNAVIALDGEKFAGFCYIEVWGHNKFVANSGLIVHPDFRNLGLAKQIKERIFKLSREKFPDAKIFGITTGLAVMKMNYELGYKPVTFSELTDDPEFWKGCQTCKNFDVLTRTEQKMCLCTGMLYDPAAKQKATQKKEVDGKVFKRLKSIKEQLFLKKKNKDE; via the coding sequence ATGAGAATTGTAATTGCTAATGCATCGCATATTAAATATGCGCAAATAATTTCTGATACAATAACAGATTCTGCCAAAGTACGCGGTACTGGTATTGCCAAACGTACGCCAGAATATATTTTAAAAAGGCTACAAAATGGTAATGCTGTTATTGCATTAGACGGAGAAAAATTTGCAGGTTTTTGTTACATAGAGGTTTGGGGACACAATAAATTTGTTGCCAATTCTGGACTTATTGTTCATCCAGATTTTAGAAATCTTGGACTTGCAAAACAAATTAAAGAACGAATTTTTAAGCTCTCTAGAGAAAAATTTCCTGACGCAAAAATATTTGGTATTACTACAGGCTTAGCTGTTATGAAAATGAACTACGAGCTTGGTTACAAACCTGTTACATTTTCTGAACTTACAGACGACCCTGAATTTTGGAAAGGCTGCCAAACTTGTAAAAATTTTGATGTACTAACCAGAACAGAACAAAAAATGTGTTTGTGCACTGGTATGTTGTACGATCCTGCTGCAAAACAAAAAGCTACCCAAAAAAAAGAGGTAGATGGCAAAGTATTTAAAAGATTAAAAAGCATAAAAGAACAATTGTTCTTAAAAAAGAAAAATAAAGATGAGTAA
- the mptB gene encoding polyprenol phosphomannose-dependent alpha 1,6 mannosyltransferase MptB: protein MQVKILSYYRLHKIPILLLLASLLFYYTFAYHLVRTDFPKLITLAAALFFLCYKLIQFEKWNLKLLFTAGVLFRLVFLFVEPMLSQDFHRFIWDGELVLQGLNPYLQTPDTIVDLGKISIDNATHLYASMGEISAKNFSNYPPLNQFIFALAAFFSGKSMLGGILTMRIIIILADIGILYFGRKLLAKLNLSSHLLFWYFLNPLVIIELTGNLHFEGVMLFFFIWSMYLLAQKKYLLAAPILALSIATKLVPLIFLPLFIRHLGLKKAIPFYTIIGVTVLALLIPFYSSEFINNYTTTIGLWFSNFEFNASIYNIIKKVAEIKGSKDWETIKAFGKISPYITIIMVLLFSFIKNNKTITSLFTSMLWVLTIYYFISTTVHPWYIIFLILLSVFTKFRFAIIWSAAVFLSYWAYANPDFKEHLGILTIEYIAIFGVIIYEILKLKRQNLLYSKKETSKLG, encoded by the coding sequence ATGCAAGTAAAAATTTTATCATATTATAGGTTACACAAAATACCTATATTATTACTACTTGCTAGCTTACTATTTTACTACACTTTTGCTTACCATTTGGTACGCACAGATTTTCCTAAGTTAATTACATTAGCTGCAGCACTATTCTTTTTATGCTACAAGCTTATTCAGTTTGAAAAATGGAACTTAAAACTATTATTCACTGCTGGTGTATTATTTAGACTTGTGTTTTTGTTTGTAGAGCCAATGCTTTCTCAGGATTTTCATAGGTTTATTTGGGATGGAGAATTAGTATTACAGGGTTTAAACCCTTATTTACAAACTCCAGACACCATTGTAGATCTAGGAAAAATTAGCATAGATAATGCTACTCACCTGTATGCTAGTATGGGAGAAATTAGTGCTAAAAATTTTAGTAACTACCCTCCTTTAAATCAGTTTATATTTGCCTTAGCTGCATTTTTTAGTGGTAAAAGTATGCTTGGAGGCATACTAACAATGCGTATTATTATTATACTTGCAGATATTGGCATTCTATATTTTGGCCGCAAATTACTAGCAAAGCTAAACTTATCATCACATTTACTATTTTGGTATTTTTTAAACCCGCTAGTTATTATAGAGCTTACCGGAAATCTTCATTTTGAAGGTGTAATGCTTTTCTTTTTTATATGGAGTATGTACTTGCTTGCTCAAAAAAAGTATTTGTTAGCTGCGCCAATTTTAGCACTTTCAATAGCCACAAAGTTGGTTCCTCTTATTTTTCTACCTCTTTTTATAAGACATCTAGGTTTAAAAAAAGCAATTCCGTTTTATACTATTATTGGTGTTACAGTTCTTGCTCTTTTAATCCCTTTTTATTCATCAGAATTTATAAATAATTATACCACAACTATAGGACTTTGGTTTAGTAATTTTGAGTTTAATGCTAGCATCTATAATATTATTAAAAAAGTTGCCGAAATTAAAGGTAGTAAAGACTGGGAAACTATAAAGGCTTTTGGTAAAATCTCTCCCTACATAACTATTATTATGGTCTTGCTTTTTTCATTTATAAAAAACAATAAAACCATTACCAGCTTATTTACTAGTATGCTTTGGGTACTAACTATTTACTATTTTATATCTACTACAGTACACCCTTGGTACATTATATTTTTAATATTACTTAGTGTATTTACTAAGTTTAGATTTGCTATTATATGGTCCGCAGCTGTTTTCTTAAGCTATTGGGCATATGCAAACCCAGATTTTAAAGAGCATTTAGGAATACTCACAATTGAGTATATTGCAATATTTGGTGTTATTATTTACGAAATACTTAAGTTAAAAAGACAAAACTTATTATATTCAAAAAAAGAAACTTCTAAATTAGGCTAG
- a CDS encoding cellulose synthase family protein — protein sequence MEIAITYIIIGIYSLALLLIFFYSLAQLNLLVNYLGYKRRNKEAPKYNLLDAKEVPYVTIQLPIYNEEYVVERLLENIAKIEYPSNKLEIQVLDDSTDDSVIETARQIEALQETGLDIQHIRRTNRQGYKAGALKEGLISAKGDFIAIFDADFLPDSDWLKKTVIYFKDEEIGVVQTRWGHINRDYSVLTRIQAFALDAHFTLEQVGRNAKGHFINFNGTAGIWRKTCIIDAGNWEGDTLTEDLDLSYRAQLKNWKFKYLEDVETPAELPVVISAARSQQFRWNKGGAENFRKSVVSVVSAKNISFKTKFHGVMHLLNSSMFLCVFLVALLSIPMLYIKSRNESLGWVFEVTSFFILSTVILFVCYWFTFKSIQGSSLSKFIDYIRLFFTFFSIALGFSLHNTLAVLEGHRGKRSEFVRTPKFNINNISDSWKGNKYLAKKLSPNMIIEFGLMLYFLFGMYSAIPLNDFGLFPFHFMLFLGFGYVFFNSLTAKA from the coding sequence ATGGAAATTGCAATTACATACATAATTATAGGTATATACAGTTTAGCTCTTCTACTGATTTTCTTCTACAGTTTAGCTCAACTTAACTTACTTGTTAATTATTTGGGTTATAAAAGAAGAAACAAAGAAGCCCCTAAATACAACCTTTTAGACGCTAAAGAAGTTCCTTATGTAACAATACAACTTCCTATTTACAATGAAGAATACGTTGTAGAAAGATTGTTAGAAAACATTGCTAAAATTGAATACCCTAGTAACAAATTAGAAATTCAAGTTTTAGATGATTCTACAGATGACTCTGTAATTGAAACAGCTAGACAAATTGAAGCTTTACAAGAAACAGGTCTAGATATACAACATATTAGAAGAACAAACAGGCAAGGCTACAAGGCCGGAGCCCTAAAAGAAGGTTTAATATCTGCAAAAGGTGATTTTATTGCCATTTTTGACGCCGACTTTTTACCTGACTCAGATTGGTTAAAGAAAACAGTTATTTACTTTAAAGACGAAGAAATAGGTGTTGTACAAACTAGATGGGGACACATTAACAGAGATTATTCTGTTTTAACAAGAATACAAGCTTTTGCTTTAGATGCACACTTTACATTAGAACAAGTTGGGCGTAACGCAAAAGGACACTTTATAAATTTTAACGGGACAGCAGGTATATGGAGAAAAACCTGTATTATAGATGCTGGTAACTGGGAAGGCGACACTTTAACTGAAGATTTAGATTTAAGTTACCGTGCACAATTAAAAAATTGGAAGTTTAAATATTTAGAAGACGTAGAAACACCTGCAGAATTACCTGTTGTTATTTCTGCTGCTCGTTCTCAGCAATTTAGATGGAACAAAGGTGGTGCAGAAAACTTTAGAAAATCTGTGGTTAGCGTTGTTTCTGCTAAAAACATCTCTTTTAAAACTAAGTTTCACGGAGTAATGCATCTTTTAAATAGTTCTATGTTTTTGTGCGTATTTTTAGTAGCACTTTTAAGCATACCTATGTTATACATTAAAAGTAGAAACGAATCTTTAGGTTGGGTTTTTGAAGTAACTAGTTTCTTTATTTTAAGTACAGTTATACTATTTGTATGCTACTGGTTTACTTTTAAAAGTATACAAGGTAGTAGCCTTAGTAAGTTTATAGACTATATAAGACTTTTCTTTACATTCTTTTCTATTGCTCTAGGTTTTTCTTTACACAATACACTTGCTGTTTTAGAAGGTCACAGAGGAAAAAGAAGCGAATTTGTACGTACTCCTAAATTTAATATCAATAATATTTCTGATAGTTGGAAAGGGAACAAATACCTTGCTAAAAAATTATCTCCAAATATGATTATAGAATTTGGACTAATGTTATATTTCTTATTTGGTATGTACTCTGCAATTCCTTTAAACGATTTTGGTCTTTTTCCATTCCATTTTATGTTGTTTTTAGGCTTTGGTTACGTTTTCTTTAACTCGCTTACAGCAAAGGCATAA